A single window of Chitinophaga sp. XS-30 DNA harbors:
- the ric gene encoding iron-sulfur cluster repair di-iron protein, translating to MQDLDQAIIGQLVAENYRTAAIFRKFNIDFCCNGNRSIADACRQKNIDPATVTAQLAAVLTQQQDSAADYNSWPLDALTGHIRQKHHRYVEEQIPVLEAYLHKLCSVHGNDHPELALIFDLFRASAGELIMHMKKEELMLFPYIERMVQSVSEQAPLPPPAFGSVSNPIAMMMQEHDQEGERFRKIQELSNDFSVPPDGCNTYRVTYALLKEFQDDLHLHIHLENNILFPKAGRMEESMSMTGNSCSIQR from the coding sequence ATGCAAGATCTCGATCAGGCTATTATCGGACAGCTTGTTGCTGAAAACTACCGTACAGCCGCCATCTTCAGGAAATTCAACATTGACTTCTGCTGCAATGGCAACCGCAGCATTGCCGACGCCTGCCGGCAAAAGAACATCGATCCCGCAACGGTAACGGCCCAGCTGGCGGCGGTACTCACGCAGCAGCAGGACAGCGCAGCGGATTACAACAGCTGGCCGCTCGACGCCCTTACCGGGCATATCCGGCAGAAACACCACCGGTATGTGGAAGAGCAGATACCGGTGCTGGAGGCCTATCTGCATAAGCTATGCAGTGTGCACGGCAACGATCATCCTGAGCTTGCGCTGATATTCGATCTTTTCCGCGCCAGCGCCGGAGAATTGATCATGCATATGAAAAAGGAGGAATTGATGCTGTTTCCCTATATCGAAAGAATGGTTCAATCGGTATCAGAGCAGGCGCCCCTTCCCCCTCCTGCTTTCGGCAGTGTCTCCAATCCCATTGCCATGATGATGCAGGAACATGATCAGGAAGGAGAACGCTTCCGGAAAATACAGGAGCTGAGCAATGATTTTTCCGTACCACCGGACGGCTGCAATACCTATCGGGTGACCTATGCGCTCCTGAAAGAGTTCCAGGACGATCTGCACCTGCACATTCACCTGGAGAATAACATTCTTTTCCCGAAGGCCGGCCGTATGGAAGAAAGCATGAGCATGACGGGAAACAGTTGCAGCATTCAGCGGTAG
- a CDS encoding TIGR00730 family Rossman fold protein, with translation MSDQRVKLEERYFLEGPRSRLLELSFAFQVLLEFIKGFRVLHFVGPCVAVFGSARIREGEDHYEQARQMGAGIAKAGFTVMTGGGPGIMEAANRGAKEAGGPSVGCNIILPREQTPNPYMDKTVSCKFFFVRKVLMFKYSCAFVIMPGGIGTLDEFFEALTLIQTRKIIDFPIVLIGKTYWEPVMPLFHSMIEAGTIGIHDLKYLLFTDSVDEAMEHINRYATEKYNIQRKGKFRRWKMFAE, from the coding sequence ATGAGCGATCAACGCGTCAAACTGGAAGAAAGATATTTCCTTGAAGGGCCGCGGTCCCGCCTGCTGGAGCTGTCCTTTGCGTTCCAGGTATTGCTGGAATTCATTAAAGGTTTCCGGGTACTGCACTTCGTAGGGCCTTGTGTGGCTGTATTCGGTTCCGCACGCATCCGGGAAGGCGAAGATCATTATGAACAAGCCCGGCAAATGGGCGCCGGTATCGCCAAAGCAGGTTTTACGGTAATGACCGGCGGCGGCCCGGGCATCATGGAGGCCGCCAACCGGGGCGCTAAAGAAGCAGGTGGCCCTTCCGTCGGTTGCAATATCATCCTGCCGAGGGAACAGACCCCTAATCCGTATATGGACAAAACCGTCAGCTGCAAGTTCTTCTTCGTGCGGAAAGTACTGATGTTTAAATACTCCTGCGCCTTCGTGATCATGCCCGGGGGCATCGGCACGCTGGACGAGTTTTTCGAAGCGCTCACCCTGATCCAGACCCGCAAGATCATCGATTTCCCCATCGTACTGATCGGAAAAACCTACTGGGAACCGGTCATGCCCCTCTTTCACAGCATGATAGAAGCCGGCACCATCGGCATACACGATCTGAAATATCTCCTCTTCACCGATTCCGTTGACGAAGCCATGGAACATATCAACCGCTATGCAACGGAGAAATATAACATCCAGCGGAAAGGAAAATTCAGGCGATGGAAAATGTTTGCGGAGTAA
- a CDS encoding alpha-L-rhamnosidase C-terminal domain-containing protein translates to MKQSLLFPLLLIATGLSAQKLPPVFSAGTQAYTPELTRTWLSPVRIVMESGMANARNLLVKRNGQADLSNRDICTLEKAGAYIMLDFGREIHGGIQIVTGVYKGNKPAKVRVRFGESVSEAMSDIGGEKNATNDHAMRDMIVEVPWLGSLELGNTGFRFVRIDLVEENMALQLKEINAVLIYRDLPYKGSFRCSDTLLNTIWLTGAYTVQLNMQDYLWDGIKRDRLVWVGDLHPEVSTICAVFGEQNVVPKSLDLARDITPLPQYMNGIGAYSMWWVLLHRDWYLHTGNIQYLREQSSYLKGLLNMLITKIGPDNREKLDGGMRFLDWPSSGNEPAIHAGLQAMMVMTLHAGAELSKVLGDAETATQCTEAATRLQQHVPDPNGSKQAAAMLALSGLASAEKMNNEVIGKDSTKHYSTFFGYYMLQAKAKAGDYAGALRDIRQYWGAMLALGATTFWEDFNMDWIPDASRIDEVVPEGMKDIHGDYGAHCYIGLRHSLCHGWASGPTAWLTEHVLGIKVTAPGCRTIEIEPHLGDLDFAEGTFPTPYGIVSVKHTRMANGKVRSTVKGPKEVKIILSK, encoded by the coding sequence ATGAAACAATCGCTTCTTTTCCCTTTGCTGCTTATTGCCACTGGCTTGTCCGCACAAAAGCTGCCGCCTGTTTTCAGCGCCGGAACCCAGGCTTACACCCCGGAGTTGACGCGTACCTGGCTCAGCCCGGTAAGGATCGTTATGGAAAGCGGCATGGCCAACGCCCGCAACCTGCTGGTAAAACGGAATGGTCAGGCGGACCTTTCCAATCGTGATATCTGCACCCTGGAAAAAGCCGGTGCATACATTATGCTCGACTTTGGCCGGGAGATCCACGGCGGTATCCAGATCGTTACAGGCGTTTATAAAGGCAACAAACCCGCGAAGGTAAGGGTGCGTTTCGGCGAATCTGTCAGTGAAGCGATGAGCGATATCGGCGGGGAGAAGAACGCTACAAACGATCATGCCATGCGGGATATGATCGTTGAAGTGCCCTGGCTCGGCAGCCTGGAGCTTGGCAATACCGGGTTCCGTTTTGTCCGGATCGACTTGGTGGAAGAGAATATGGCGCTTCAGCTGAAGGAAATTAATGCCGTATTGATATACCGTGACCTGCCCTACAAAGGGTCTTTCCGCTGCAGTGATACTTTGCTGAACACAATATGGCTTACCGGGGCATACACCGTACAGCTCAATATGCAGGATTATCTGTGGGATGGCATCAAGCGCGACCGTCTGGTGTGGGTGGGAGACCTTCACCCCGAAGTGTCCACCATCTGCGCGGTGTTCGGGGAGCAGAACGTTGTGCCGAAAAGCCTGGACCTCGCCCGCGACATTACCCCCTTGCCTCAATATATGAACGGTATCGGTGCATACTCCATGTGGTGGGTATTGCTGCATCGCGACTGGTACCTGCACACCGGCAACATCCAGTATCTCCGCGAACAATCATCCTACCTGAAAGGCCTGCTGAATATGCTGATCACAAAGATCGGCCCGGATAACCGGGAAAAGCTGGACGGCGGAATGCGGTTCCTGGACTGGCCTTCCAGCGGCAATGAACCCGCCATTCACGCGGGGTTGCAGGCTATGATGGTGATGACGCTCCATGCAGGCGCGGAACTGAGCAAAGTATTGGGAGATGCCGAAACGGCAACACAATGTACCGAAGCAGCGACCCGTCTTCAGCAGCATGTCCCTGACCCCAACGGCTCCAAACAGGCTGCGGCGATGCTGGCGTTATCCGGCCTCGCATCCGCGGAAAAAATGAATAACGAAGTGATCGGGAAAGACAGTACGAAACACTATTCCACCTTCTTCGGTTATTATATGCTGCAGGCAAAGGCCAAAGCTGGTGATTATGCCGGTGCATTAAGGGATATCCGGCAATACTGGGGCGCTATGCTGGCCCTGGGCGCTACGACCTTCTGGGAAGATTTCAATATGGACTGGATACCCGATGCTTCGCGCATTGATGAAGTGGTGCCGGAGGGGATGAAAGATATTCACGGGGACTATGGTGCGCATTGCTATATCGGGTTGCGGCACAGCCTCTGCCATGGATGGGCATCGGGACCTACGGCCTGGCTGACGGAGCATGTGCTGGGCATCAAAGTAACGGCGCCGGGTTGCAGGACCATTGAAATAGAACCGCACCTGGGCGACCTTGATTTTGCTGAAGGGACCTTCCCCACACCATATGGCATTGTTTCTGTAAAACATACCAGGATGGCGAACGGGAAGGTCCGGTCAACTGTTAAAGGCCCGAAGGAGGTAAAGATTATTCTTTCGAAGTGA
- a CDS encoding cellulase family glycosylhydrolase, translating to MQRSLLLILLAAALGSCGTTEQKTTAPEKWSAEKANEWYARQDWPVGANYITSSAINQLEMWQAETFDTAAINTELGHAASIGMNTMRVFLHDLLYEQDSAGLFNRMETFLQIASRHNISIMFVLFDSVWDPFPALGKQRDPKPHVHNSGWVQSPGIKVLTDSTQYPRLEAYVKNTVKRFAQDDRIICWDVWNEPDNPNVSAYGHVELENKSDYVLPLLRKTFEWARAVQPEQPLTTGIWTGDWTSDSTLSPIARLMIEESDVISFHTYDDSLSVEQKVQQLQRYQRPLLCTEYMARPRQSTFQSILPIFRKHKIAAYNWGFAEGKSQTNYPWDSWKKTYTAEPELWFHDIFRKDGTPYIQEEVDFIKQLTSKE from the coding sequence ATGCAAAGATCATTGTTACTGATCCTGCTTGCGGCCGCTTTGGGCAGCTGCGGCACAACAGAACAGAAAACCACCGCTCCGGAAAAATGGAGCGCGGAAAAAGCCAATGAGTGGTATGCGCGGCAGGACTGGCCGGTGGGCGCAAACTACATTACCAGTTCCGCCATCAACCAGCTGGAAATGTGGCAGGCGGAAACCTTCGACACCGCTGCCATCAATACCGAGCTTGGGCATGCAGCCTCTATTGGCATGAACACCATGCGCGTTTTCCTGCACGACCTGCTTTATGAGCAGGATTCTGCGGGCCTCTTCAACCGGATGGAAACTTTCCTGCAGATCGCCTCACGGCATAACATCAGCATTATGTTCGTGCTGTTCGACTCCGTATGGGATCCCTTCCCTGCCCTCGGAAAACAGCGCGATCCGAAGCCGCATGTACATAATTCAGGATGGGTGCAAAGCCCCGGCATCAAGGTGCTGACGGATTCCACACAGTATCCCCGCCTGGAAGCCTATGTAAAAAACACCGTGAAACGTTTTGCGCAGGACGACCGGATCATCTGCTGGGACGTCTGGAACGAGCCGGACAATCCCAATGTCAGCGCTTACGGGCATGTGGAACTGGAAAACAAAAGCGATTATGTGTTGCCGTTGCTGCGAAAGACTTTCGAATGGGCCAGGGCCGTACAACCGGAGCAACCGCTGACCACCGGGATCTGGACCGGGGACTGGACGAGCGACTCCACGCTCAGCCCCATCGCCAGGCTGATGATCGAAGAGTCTGATGTGATCTCTTTCCATACTTATGACGACAGCCTGTCCGTGGAACAAAAAGTACAGCAGTTGCAGCGTTATCAGCGGCCTTTGCTTTGTACGGAATATATGGCCCGGCCGCGGCAAAGCACTTTCCAGAGCATTCTGCCGATATTCCGGAAGCACAAGATAGCAGCCTATAACTGGGGTTTTGCGGAAGGGAAATCGCAAACGAATTATCCCTGGGACAGCTGGAAGAAAACATATACCGCCGAGCCGGAGCTTTGGTTCCATGACATTTTCCGGAAAGACGGTACCCCTTATATCCAGGAGGAAGTGGACTTCATCAAACAGCTCACTTCGAAAGAATAA
- a CDS encoding alkaline phosphatase: MKRRDFFRNTSLAVFGSAIAAPVSALASSAATGRKGDHARNIIFLVSDGMSVGTLGMADLLLQRKEGRSSEWMRLYTEGLVKRALMDTASASSLVTDSAAASSSWGGGMRVNNGSLNVGPNGEEYKPILQKFKSAGKSVGCVTTVPITHATPAGFCVNSKSRGDQADIALQYLDLQFDIMMGGGAEFFSKDKRKDKADVFGQFKQKGYHVLQNREAMLTLQRGTGKPVLGVFHEDGLPYTLDAMQDAAITKAIPTLAEMTKTAIDHMNTNSKGFVLQVEGGKVDWAAHANDAAGLLYDQIAFDDAIKVAVDFAMKDKHTLVIITTDHGNANPGLFSGSKANANFDRIQKYRHTNDWILHGIRKDFSAAQVIERIEAAQGYAIKKEEAAQLLSHYAKMDGDGLYNPYKLPFKELAVMQRQYNSIGWGAMDHSGDYVELAMMGPGSENLKQFVKNTDLHYLMLEAAGVTE, encoded by the coding sequence ATGAAAAGAAGAGATTTTTTCCGCAATACCTCACTGGCCGTATTCGGCAGTGCAATTGCAGCACCGGTTAGCGCCCTGGCATCTTCCGCCGCTACCGGAAGGAAAGGCGACCACGCCAGGAACATCATTTTTCTGGTGAGCGACGGCATGAGCGTTGGAACGCTCGGCATGGCCGATTTGCTGTTACAGCGGAAGGAAGGCCGGAGCAGCGAGTGGATGCGCCTGTACACGGAAGGGCTGGTGAAACGTGCGCTGATGGATACCGCTTCCGCCAGCTCGCTGGTAACTGATTCCGCCGCGGCCAGTTCTTCCTGGGGCGGTGGCATGCGGGTAAATAACGGCTCCCTGAACGTTGGTCCCAACGGAGAGGAATACAAGCCCATTCTGCAGAAATTCAAATCGGCCGGCAAGTCCGTAGGATGTGTGACCACTGTGCCGATAACCCACGCCACACCCGCGGGATTTTGCGTGAACAGCAAAAGCCGTGGCGATCAGGCGGACATCGCCCTGCAATACCTCGATCTTCAGTTCGATATCATGATGGGCGGCGGTGCGGAGTTCTTCAGCAAAGACAAAAGAAAGGACAAGGCCGATGTATTCGGTCAGTTCAAACAGAAAGGATATCATGTGCTGCAGAACAGGGAAGCTATGCTGACTTTGCAGCGCGGTACAGGAAAACCGGTACTTGGCGTATTTCATGAAGACGGATTGCCCTACACGCTCGATGCCATGCAGGATGCGGCGATCACAAAGGCAATACCTACGCTGGCAGAAATGACGAAAACAGCGATCGATCATATGAACACCAACAGTAAGGGTTTTGTACTGCAGGTGGAAGGCGGTAAAGTGGACTGGGCAGCGCATGCCAATGATGCAGCAGGTTTGCTGTATGACCAGATCGCTTTCGATGATGCCATAAAAGTAGCTGTGGATTTTGCGATGAAAGACAAGCATACCCTCGTCATCATCACTACCGATCACGGCAATGCCAACCCCGGTCTGTTCTCCGGCTCAAAAGCCAATGCAAACTTCGACAGGATACAAAAATACCGGCATACGAATGACTGGATACTGCACGGCATTCGCAAGGATTTTTCAGCGGCGCAGGTGATAGAGCGTATCGAAGCCGCACAGGGGTATGCCATCAAAAAAGAAGAAGCTGCGCAGTTGCTTTCTCACTACGCCAAAATGGATGGTGACGGCCTTTATAATCCCTATAAACTGCCTTTTAAAGAGCTGGCGGTCATGCAACGGCAGTACAATTCCATCGGCTGGGGCGCAATGGACCATTCCGGCGATTATGTTGAACTGGCAATGATGGGCCCTGGTAGCGAAAACCTCAAACAATTCGTCAAAAATACAGACCTGCACTACCTGATGCTGGAAGCGGCGGGAGTAACGGAATAA
- a CDS encoding acetyl-CoA hydrolase/transferase family protein, translating to MKGNYIDAATAVQAIQSGHRVFIHGSAASPVHIIKAMQARHAELKNVELVSITTLGDLDFDQPSFRESFFFNSLFVSAATRKVVNSASGDYVPIFLSEIPQLFYRGILPLDVAIIQVSPPDVHGYCSLGTSVDIARAAVDTAKHVIAQVNPRMPRTHGDGFIHMDKINAMVIHEAELPVVDYSSAVSPAIEQIGKNIAALVEDGATLQLGIGSIPDQVLKNLVHHKDLGLHTEMMSDGVIPLIKSGVINNRCKKLNPGRSVTSFMTGTQKLYDFVHDNPAIRVMDISYVNDTSVIRQNPKAAAINSAIEIDLTGQVCADSIGTWQYSGIGGQMDFIRGASLSPGGKPIIALPSVTNKGISRITPFLKEGAGVVTTRGHIHWVVTEYGVTDLFGKNLKQRAKALTAIAHPDHRETLERAFRERFGGG from the coding sequence ATGAAAGGTAATTATATTGATGCGGCTACCGCCGTTCAGGCCATACAGTCAGGACACCGTGTATTCATTCACGGTAGCGCCGCTAGTCCTGTTCATATTATCAAAGCCATGCAGGCCCGGCATGCGGAACTGAAGAACGTAGAACTGGTCAGCATCACCACATTGGGCGACCTGGATTTTGACCAGCCTTCATTCCGGGAAAGCTTCTTCTTCAATTCACTTTTTGTTTCGGCAGCCACCCGCAAAGTCGTGAACAGTGCTTCCGGCGATTACGTGCCTATTTTCCTCAGTGAGATACCGCAATTGTTCTATCGTGGTATCCTTCCGCTGGATGTAGCCATTATACAGGTGTCCCCACCGGATGTACATGGATACTGCTCTCTCGGCACTTCTGTTGATATTGCGCGTGCCGCTGTAGATACTGCGAAACATGTGATCGCCCAGGTAAATCCCCGCATGCCGCGTACGCATGGGGACGGTTTCATTCATATGGACAAGATCAATGCTATGGTTATTCACGAGGCGGAACTTCCTGTTGTGGACTATTCCAGCGCGGTTTCCCCGGCTATAGAGCAGATCGGGAAGAATATAGCGGCGCTTGTGGAAGATGGCGCCACCTTGCAGTTGGGCATCGGGAGCATTCCGGACCAGGTATTGAAGAACCTGGTTCATCATAAAGACCTTGGTCTGCATACAGAAATGATGTCCGACGGTGTGATACCGCTGATCAAAAGCGGTGTGATCAATAACCGGTGCAAGAAGCTGAATCCCGGCCGTTCCGTTACCTCCTTTATGACCGGCACGCAAAAGTTGTATGATTTTGTACATGACAATCCCGCTATCCGGGTGATGGATATCAGTTATGTGAACGATACCAGTGTCATCCGCCAGAACCCTAAAGCCGCCGCTATCAACAGCGCCATTGAGATTGACCTCACCGGCCAGGTATGCGCGGATTCCATCGGTACCTGGCAATATTCCGGGATCGGCGGTCAGATGGATTTCATCCGCGGCGCATCGCTTTCGCCGGGGGGCAAACCCATCATTGCGTTACCATCCGTTACGAATAAAGGCATTTCCCGCATCACGCCGTTCCTGAAAGAAGGGGCAGGTGTGGTGACCACGCGCGGGCATATTCATTGGGTGGTTACGGAATATGGCGTTACCGACCTGTTTGGCAAAAATCTGAAACAACGGGCCAAAGCGCTTACGGCTATTGCGCATCCTGATCATCGGGAGACACTGGAGAGGGCGTTTCGGGAGCGGTTTGGAGGAGGTTGA
- a CDS encoding RNA polymerase sigma factor codes for MHLLEDTALLDMIREDDRKAFTTIYDRYWDRLYASAFYHLKSTAAAEEIVQDVFVTLWQKRHELQIGELSKYLSAMVRYAVYRYMARENQRRELHLSAGTPVIAPASTLEHKLMLEIVDRLSCELPEKCRIVFRATKLYDQSIREVAQNLNISHKTAEAHLTKALRIIRMNLGKAFHFFF; via the coding sequence ATGCATCTTTTGGAGGACACTGCATTATTGGACATGATCAGGGAGGATGACCGGAAAGCGTTCACAACAATTTATGACCGCTACTGGGATCGCTTATACGCCTCCGCATTTTACCATCTGAAAAGTACCGCCGCCGCTGAAGAAATTGTACAGGATGTCTTTGTCACGCTCTGGCAGAAAAGGCACGAGCTGCAGATCGGGGAACTGTCCAAATATCTTTCCGCCATGGTGCGTTATGCCGTTTACCGTTACATGGCCAGGGAAAATCAGCGCAGGGAGCTGCATCTTTCAGCCGGAACGCCTGTTATTGCACCTGCCAGCACCCTTGAGCACAAGCTCATGCTGGAGATCGTGGACAGGCTCAGTTGCGAATTGCCCGAAAAATGCCGTATCGTATTCCGGGCCACCAAATTATATGACCAGTCCATCAGAGAGGTTGCCCAAAATCTCAATATCTCCCATAAAACAGCGGAAGCCCATCTCACAAAGGCTTTACGCATTATCCGAATGAACCTCGGCAAAGCCTTTCACTTCTTTTTCTAG